Proteins from a single region of Paraglaciecola sp. T6c:
- a CDS encoding bifunctional protein-serine/threonine kinase/phosphatase: protein MEKLKLEFGGFSSEGVKAENQDAFAAYLPKEPDLTSKGGVAAIADGVSVCTRAKEAAITCVTNFIQDYYQTPQTWTVKHASGKVLQGLNRWCYGQHDYEHGGHSQMVTTFSSMIFKSTTGFILHSGDTRICRIQNNDFEQLTTDHVSRQGRNNVLTRAVGIEAHLDVDFRTVELVKDDIFVLTSDGVHEFLNSKTLIALMTARDTSLEQRAKNVVNAAMASGSDDNLTCLLVKVTELPDASLDEHYRQIMHLAMPPALEVGMKLEGYRVVQTVFNGTRSSLYKVVNESDGKTYGLKTPSQHFVDDPVYLSGFLREEWIGQHIAHPNIMRIHKRPNDAKFMYHVCEYIEGQTLRQWMHDNPVPSIEQVRTIIRPLVLALRVLQRRDMVHRDVKPENVMVDGNGEVKLIDFGTVLVNALAETNSLPLENIALGSVHYIAPEYLLTQNSDYKCDMFSVAVVVYEMLTGHLPFKAFRYQDYIPRSFDEWDYQPLQTFRGDLPQWLDLTLRKALQPNPLFRYDAFSEFLVDLSQPNQALVSAANKQPLIKRNPLVVYKGLCIIQLVIILYLLSLL from the coding sequence TTGGAAAAACTTAAATTAGAATTTGGCGGTTTTTCCAGTGAAGGGGTAAAGGCAGAAAATCAAGACGCCTTTGCCGCTTACTTACCCAAAGAGCCTGATTTAACCTCTAAAGGCGGCGTGGCCGCTATCGCCGATGGTGTTAGTGTTTGTACACGTGCTAAAGAGGCAGCCATCACCTGCGTTACCAATTTTATTCAAGATTACTACCAAACTCCCCAAACCTGGACGGTAAAACACGCTTCCGGCAAAGTATTACAAGGCCTCAACCGCTGGTGCTATGGTCAGCACGATTACGAGCACGGTGGTCACAGCCAGATGGTGACTACCTTCAGCAGTATGATATTCAAATCGACGACGGGGTTTATTTTACATTCAGGTGACACGCGCATTTGTCGCATACAAAATAATGATTTTGAGCAACTCACCACAGATCACGTATCACGGCAAGGGCGCAATAATGTATTGACTCGGGCGGTGGGGATAGAGGCGCATTTAGACGTTGATTTTCGTACAGTCGAACTCGTCAAGGATGATATTTTCGTTTTAACGTCTGACGGGGTGCATGAATTTTTAAACAGCAAAACACTGATTGCTCTCATGACAGCCAGGGATACTTCCTTAGAGCAGCGGGCTAAAAATGTTGTTAACGCAGCCATGGCCTCAGGCAGTGACGACAACCTAACGTGTCTGTTGGTCAAAGTGACTGAGCTGCCCGATGCCAGTTTAGATGAGCATTATCGACAAATTATGCATTTGGCCATGCCGCCAGCGCTTGAAGTGGGCATGAAGCTTGAAGGCTATCGCGTGGTACAAACGGTGTTTAATGGTACGCGCAGTAGCTTGTACAAAGTCGTAAACGAATCAGACGGCAAAACCTATGGCTTAAAAACGCCCTCACAACACTTTGTTGATGATCCTGTTTATCTCAGTGGATTTCTGCGTGAAGAGTGGATAGGCCAACACATCGCTCATCCAAATATTATGCGTATTCATAAGCGACCAAATGACGCGAAGTTTATGTATCATGTTTGTGAGTACATAGAGGGGCAAACATTACGCCAATGGATGCACGATAACCCCGTTCCGTCTATTGAGCAGGTGCGCACTATTATTCGCCCATTGGTGCTTGCGTTACGTGTGCTGCAGCGCAGAGACATGGTGCACAGAGACGTGAAGCCTGAGAATGTGATGGTGGACGGTAACGGCGAAGTCAAACTGATTGATTTTGGTACTGTGCTGGTAAATGCTTTGGCAGAAACCAATTCACTGCCCCTTGAAAATATAGCCTTGGGCTCGGTTCACTACATTGCACCTGAGTATTTGCTTACGCAAAACAGTGATTACAAGTGCGATATGTTTTCTGTGGCCGTGGTGGTGTATGAAATGCTAACAGGGCACTTGCCGTTTAAAGCGTTTCGCTATCAAGATTACATCCCCCGTTCCTTCGATGAATGGGATTACCAGCCATTACAGACCTTTCGAGGTGATTTACCTCAGTGGTTAGACTTAACGTTACGCAAAGCGCTGCAGCCAAATCCGCTGTTTCGTTATGATGCGTTTTCTGAGTTTTTAGTGGATCTCTCCCAACCCAATCAGGCGCTAGTATCCGCTGCAAACAAACAACCTCTTATCAAGCGTAACCCGTTAGTAGTGTATAAAGGGCTGTGCATTATTCAGCTGGTTATTATCCTGTATCTTTTGAGCTTACTTTAA
- a CDS encoding CmpA/NrtA family ABC transporter substrate-binding protein, producing the protein MISAVCTTTLVGQGVSAQELGWPEKEELKFGFIKLTDMAPLAIAYEKGYFEDEGLYVTLEAQANWKVLLDRVIDGQLDGAHMLAGQPLGATIGYGTKADIITAFSMDLNGNAITVSNDIWQQMKPNIPKENGKPVHPIKADALKPVVDSYKKQGKAFKMGMVFPVSTHNYELRYWLAAGGIHPGYYGPNNDVKGLINADAQLSVTPPPQMPSTMEAGTIYGYCVGEPWNQQAVFKGIGVPVVTDYEIWKDNPEKVFGVNKAWAEANPNTHIRVVKAMIRAAIWLDEKDNANRPEAVQILAKSQYVGADAEVIGNSMTGTFEYEKGDKRSVPDFNVFFRHNATYPYYSDAIWYLTQMRRWGQISEQKSDDWYKNIAKQVYRPDIYAQAAKSLIAEGKANAADFPEFASESGFKKPQTHFIDNIVYDGSQPNAYLEKFEIGLKGDSKI; encoded by the coding sequence ATGATTTCAGCAGTGTGCACAACAACGTTAGTTGGGCAGGGTGTGTCGGCACAAGAGTTAGGATGGCCAGAAAAAGAAGAACTAAAATTCGGCTTCATTAAACTTACCGACATGGCGCCGTTGGCAATAGCTTATGAGAAAGGCTACTTCGAAGATGAAGGCTTGTACGTCACATTGGAAGCACAAGCAAACTGGAAAGTGCTACTCGACCGCGTCATTGACGGTCAATTAGATGGGGCGCATATGCTCGCGGGGCAACCATTAGGGGCAACCATAGGGTATGGCACAAAGGCGGACATCATTACCGCCTTCAGCATGGACTTAAACGGAAATGCCATTACGGTTTCGAATGATATTTGGCAGCAGATGAAGCCAAATATTCCCAAGGAGAACGGTAAACCAGTCCATCCTATTAAAGCCGATGCCCTTAAACCGGTTGTTGATAGTTACAAAAAACAAGGTAAAGCATTCAAAATGGGCATGGTATTCCCCGTGTCCACTCACAACTATGAGCTGCGTTATTGGTTAGCCGCTGGCGGTATTCATCCGGGATATTATGGGCCGAATAATGACGTGAAAGGCCTGATTAATGCCGATGCTCAATTATCGGTTACTCCACCACCACAAATGCCGTCCACCATGGAAGCCGGCACTATTTATGGTTACTGCGTGGGTGAGCCGTGGAACCAGCAGGCGGTGTTTAAAGGCATAGGCGTGCCGGTGGTTACCGATTACGAAATTTGGAAAGACAATCCTGAAAAAGTGTTCGGGGTAAACAAAGCATGGGCAGAAGCAAACCCAAATACCCATATTCGTGTGGTAAAAGCGATGATCCGCGCGGCTATATGGTTAGATGAGAAAGACAATGCTAACCGTCCTGAAGCGGTACAAATTCTAGCGAAAAGCCAGTATGTAGGGGCTGATGCAGAGGTGATTGGCAACAGCATGACCGGCACCTTTGAATATGAAAAAGGCGATAAGCGCTCAGTGCCAGATTTCAACGTGTTCTTTCGCCACAATGCCACCTATCCCTATTACAGTGATGCTATTTGGTACTTAACGCAAATGCGTCGTTGGGGCCAAATCAGTGAGCAAAAATCTGATGATTGGTACAAAAACATCGCTAAGCAAGTGTATCGCCCTGATATTTATGCTCAAGCGGCGAAGTCATTGATTGCTGAAGGGAAAGCAAACGCAGCGGATTTTCCCGAATTTGCCAGCGAATCAGGCTTCAAAAAGCCACAAACACACTTTATCGACAATATCGTTTATGACGGCAGTCAGCCTAATGCTTATCTTGAAAAGTTCGAGATTGGCTTAAAAGGCGACAGCAAAATTTAA
- a CDS encoding ABC transporter ATP-binding protein produces the protein MTHKHHLELTQVGIDFPTPKGPFTALTDVNLRINKGEFISLIGHSGCGKSTVLNIIAGLHKATKGGVILDSHEVNEPGPERAVVFQNHSLLPWLTAYKNVELAVKQTSKGRSKAEMRDWVEHNLELVHMSHAVDKLPAEISGGMKQRVGIARALAMEPKVLLMDEPFGALDALTRAHLQDSIMEIHADLGNTVVMITHDVDEAVLLSDRIVMMTNGPSATIGEILDIELARPRDRLALADNPQYNHYRHEVLTFLYEKQRKVESVAAHRKKSQVNNKDKSANVA, from the coding sequence ATGACGCATAAACATCATTTAGAACTAACACAAGTAGGCATTGATTTTCCTACCCCAAAAGGGCCGTTTACGGCGTTAACTGATGTGAACTTGCGTATCAATAAAGGTGAGTTTATATCCCTAATTGGTCATTCAGGGTGCGGTAAATCGACAGTACTCAACATCATTGCTGGCTTGCACAAGGCCACCAAAGGCGGGGTAATCTTAGACAGTCACGAGGTAAACGAGCCGGGACCTGAGCGTGCTGTTGTGTTTCAAAACCATTCCTTGTTGCCTTGGCTGACGGCGTATAAAAATGTCGAACTAGCGGTCAAGCAAACCAGTAAAGGCCGCAGTAAAGCAGAAATGCGCGACTGGGTTGAGCACAATTTAGAGCTGGTACACATGAGTCATGCGGTAGACAAACTGCCTGCTGAAATATCCGGTGGTATGAAGCAACGCGTCGGTATTGCCAGAGCGCTAGCCATGGAGCCTAAAGTGTTATTAATGGATGAGCCATTCGGTGCGCTAGACGCGTTGACTCGGGCGCATTTGCAAGACTCCATCATGGAAATTCACGCTGACCTAGGTAACACAGTGGTGATGATCACCCATGATGTTGACGAAGCGGTGCTTTTGTCAGACCGCATCGTAATGATGACTAACGGGCCGTCAGCCACCATAGGCGAAATTTTGGATATTGAGCTTGCTCGTCCTAGAGACCGTTTGGCACTGGCAGACAACCCTCAGTACAACCACTATCGTCACGAAGTACTGACCTTCTTATATGAGAAGCAGCGCAAGGTCGAATCGGTAGCTGCCCACCGCAAAAAATCACAGGTCAATAACAAGGATAAAAGCGCGAATGTCGCCTAA
- a CDS encoding NarK family nitrate/nitrite MFS transporter, which translates to MSVEKFNLLSFTGKMKTLHLSWIAFFITFMVWFNMAPLKGAIVDGVGLTLSEWKTLLIINVALTIPARVIIGALTDKFGPRIVYSALMAICSIPCFMFALADSFTQLLIARFALGCIGAGFVVGIRMVSEWFPPKELGTAEGVYGGWGNFGSAAAAFTLPTIAILFGGEDGWRYAVGITGLMSLLFSFVYYKNTTDTPKGSTYFRPKNLGGMEVTSVGDFYLLLVMKTPMYLALALLNWKLSPQGVSLLGEGVALAIYLGLSALYVYDAYLTYKVNKDLFTTPVAEVHRYSFRQVAVLNILYFATFGSELAVVSMLPAFFAETFELSMATAGLLAGMYAFMNLMSRPGGGLISDRFGRRKTLLILTAGLAAGYFCLSLIDATWPIWLAVVAVMACSFFVQSGEGAVFAVVPLIKRRLTGQIAGMTGAYGNVGAVVYLTVYSVVDTSTFFVVIACTAVLGFVALLFMKEPQGAMTEVREDGSVELINVT; encoded by the coding sequence ATGAGCGTTGAGAAATTTAATTTGCTGTCTTTCACCGGCAAAATGAAAACCCTACATCTATCCTGGATAGCCTTTTTTATCACATTTATGGTGTGGTTCAATATGGCACCCCTAAAAGGCGCTATTGTCGATGGTGTAGGCCTGACTCTCAGCGAATGGAAAACCCTGCTCATTATCAACGTTGCGTTGACGATCCCTGCGCGCGTGATTATCGGCGCGCTAACCGATAAGTTCGGGCCACGAATTGTTTACTCTGCATTAATGGCAATATGCTCAATACCCTGTTTTATGTTTGCTCTGGCTGATAGCTTTACCCAGCTGCTTATCGCGCGTTTTGCATTAGGGTGTATTGGTGCAGGCTTTGTTGTGGGAATTCGAATGGTGAGCGAATGGTTCCCACCCAAAGAGCTTGGCACGGCCGAAGGCGTTTACGGAGGTTGGGGCAATTTTGGTTCAGCGGCTGCTGCTTTTACCTTGCCCACTATAGCTATTTTGTTTGGTGGCGAAGACGGCTGGCGCTATGCAGTAGGCATCACCGGGCTGATGAGTTTATTGTTCAGCTTTGTTTACTATAAAAACACCACCGATACCCCGAAAGGTTCTACTTATTTCCGCCCTAAAAACTTAGGCGGAATGGAAGTCACAAGCGTAGGTGACTTTTACTTGCTGCTGGTGATGAAAACACCTATGTATCTGGCCTTAGCGCTACTTAACTGGAAGCTTTCACCGCAAGGCGTATCGCTATTAGGTGAAGGTGTTGCATTAGCAATATATCTGGGTCTAAGTGCATTGTATGTTTACGATGCGTATCTTACCTACAAGGTCAATAAAGACTTATTTACTACCCCGGTTGCCGAGGTACATCGTTATTCTTTTAGGCAAGTGGCGGTATTGAACATTCTGTATTTCGCCACGTTTGGCTCTGAGCTAGCGGTGGTTTCTATGCTACCGGCATTTTTCGCCGAGACCTTTGAGCTCAGTATGGCGACGGCGGGTTTATTAGCGGGTATGTATGCGTTCATGAATTTAATGTCGCGTCCTGGTGGAGGCCTGATTTCGGACCGCTTCGGGCGCAGAAAAACCCTACTTATTTTAACCGCGGGATTAGCAGCGGGTTACTTTTGCTTGAGCTTGATTGATGCCACATGGCCGATTTGGTTGGCGGTGGTTGCGGTTATGGCATGTTCCTTCTTTGTCCAGTCAGGGGAAGGGGCGGTCTTTGCCGTGGTTCCTTTGATAAAACGTCGTTTAACGGGGCAAATTGCCGGTATGACAGGAGCCTACGGGAATGTCGGAGCGGTTGTTTATTTAACGGTTTACTCTGTGGTTGATACGTCCACTTTCTTTGTGGTCATTGCGTGCACGGCTGTGCTTGGGTTTGTGGCATTGTTGTTTATGAAAGAGCCACAAGGAGCGATGACGGAAGTGCGCGAAGATGGTAGTGTCGAGCTTATCAACGTTACATAA
- a CDS encoding ABC transporter permease: MSKAQTASLILTPVKSVNISLVSSWLRNAALPLLGILIFLGLWAVLAKNIDTSLGKFPGPSDVLTQAQVLIEEHGEQRSKANAFYERQEQRNAARVAKDPSYSPTIRAFTGAPTFFDQIWTSLYTVTVGFLIASVIAVPLGILCGLSKASYAAINPLIQLLKPVSPLAWLPLVTMVVSAVYISDDPMFSKSFITSAVTVSLCCLWPTLINTAVGVSSIDSDLINVSKVLRLGPFSHVMKIVMPSSIPMIFTGLRLSLGIGWMVLIAAEMLAQNPGLGKFVWDEFQNGSSESLARIMVAVLTIGLIGFALDRLMLLLQKQVSWDKGAVLR; encoded by the coding sequence ATGTCTAAAGCACAAACGGCATCGCTTATATTAACACCGGTGAAAAGCGTCAATATCAGCTTGGTTTCATCCTGGCTAAGAAATGCAGCATTGCCACTACTGGGGATCTTAATATTTCTCGGCTTGTGGGCTGTGCTTGCCAAAAACATTGATACATCACTGGGGAAGTTCCCAGGTCCAAGCGATGTGTTAACTCAGGCTCAAGTATTGATTGAAGAGCATGGGGAACAGCGAAGTAAAGCCAACGCATTTTATGAGCGCCAAGAGCAGCGCAATGCCGCACGGGTCGCCAAAGATCCCAGCTACAGTCCGACTATTCGCGCATTTACCGGTGCTCCGACTTTCTTTGATCAAATATGGACCAGTCTATACACAGTCACGGTTGGCTTCTTGATCGCCTCGGTTATAGCGGTACCACTGGGGATATTATGCGGCTTAAGTAAAGCCTCTTATGCGGCCATTAACCCGTTGATCCAACTGCTCAAACCTGTGTCACCTTTAGCGTGGTTACCATTGGTCACTATGGTGGTTAGTGCGGTGTATATAAGCGATGACCCGATGTTTTCGAAATCGTTTATTACATCAGCGGTCACTGTGTCTTTGTGCTGCTTGTGGCCCACTTTAATCAATACCGCTGTTGGGGTATCGAGTATTGACAGTGATTTGATCAACGTGAGCAAGGTGCTCCGATTGGGACCTTTTTCACATGTGATGAAGATTGTGATGCCATCATCAATTCCAATGATTTTTACCGGTTTGCGCTTGTCGTTAGGCATAGGTTGGATGGTGCTTATCGCTGCAGAAATGCTCGCGCAAAACCCAGGGTTAGGCAAATTCGTATGGGACGAGTTTCAAAATGGTAGCTCAGAGTCATTGGCTAGGATCATGGTAGCGGTATTAACGATCGGCTTAATTGGTTTTGCGTTAGACAGACTAATGTTGCTGCTGCAGAAACAAGTGAGCTGGGACAAAGGGGCGGTGCTGCGTTAA
- a CDS encoding alginate export family protein has product MSTHIVKLNKKKSALALMVGLVCAGATMGQAHAAEQSSITSALKEGTAAVNLRLRYEDVDQDTNDASALTLRTMLNYTTDSYKGFSAKIEVEDTRIVLGQGDYTVGPSGYNPGQYSVIADPEHTELDQGYVQYQNAGVTAKFGRQIITMDNHRFVGHVGWRQDWQTFDGVSVKYVANKDLTLNYAYLSQRNRIFGQDADLDSKDHLFNVGYNTALGKLVGYSYLLEVDNDIDNSLDTYGFSFNGGTKIADTSVLYGIEYATQSSETATTDFDADYLMLEAGVKLSAVTLKLGYESLGSDDGAYGFSTPLATLHKFNGWADTFLSTPAEGLVDVSVSASGKLAGGGWSVIYHDFSADKDSSTVDDLGSEIDFSYVRKFEGGYATGIKYAAYSGDSGRQDTDKLWVWASAAF; this is encoded by the coding sequence ATGAGCACGCACATCGTAAAACTTAACAAAAAGAAATCTGCACTTGCGCTAATGGTTGGGTTGGTATGTGCTGGGGCGACCATGGGACAGGCACATGCAGCAGAGCAAAGCAGCATTACCAGCGCCTTAAAAGAAGGCACTGCAGCGGTTAACCTGCGATTGCGCTACGAAGATGTTGATCAAGATACTAACGATGCCAGTGCATTAACCTTGCGCACCATGCTTAATTATACCACTGATAGCTACAAGGGTTTTTCAGCCAAAATTGAAGTTGAAGACACACGCATTGTATTGGGGCAGGGCGACTACACCGTTGGCCCAAGTGGCTATAATCCTGGGCAATATTCGGTTATCGCCGATCCAGAGCATACAGAGCTTGATCAAGGCTACGTGCAATACCAAAACGCCGGCGTCACGGCAAAGTTTGGTCGTCAAATTATCACCATGGACAATCACAGGTTTGTGGGGCATGTAGGGTGGCGTCAAGATTGGCAAACGTTCGACGGGGTGAGCGTAAAATACGTGGCCAATAAAGATTTAACCTTAAACTACGCTTATTTAAGCCAACGTAATCGTATCTTTGGCCAAGACGCTGATTTAGACAGCAAAGATCATCTCTTCAATGTTGGGTACAACACCGCATTAGGAAAATTAGTGGGCTACAGCTACTTGTTAGAAGTTGATAACGACATTGACAATTCACTAGATACCTATGGTTTTAGCTTTAATGGCGGCACGAAAATAGCAGATACTTCAGTGTTGTACGGCATTGAATATGCCACCCAGAGTAGCGAAACCGCCACCACTGATTTTGACGCTGATTACTTGATGCTAGAAGCAGGGGTGAAACTGTCGGCAGTGACCTTAAAACTTGGTTACGAGTCACTGGGCTCTGACGATGGCGCATATGGCTTTTCGACGCCACTTGCTACTCTGCACAAATTCAATGGATGGGCTGACACCTTCTTGAGTACCCCAGCTGAAGGGCTGGTGGATGTGAGTGTATCTGCATCCGGCAAGTTGGCAGGTGGTGGATGGTCTGTGATTTATCATGATTTCAGTGCCGATAAGGACTCAAGCACGGTTGATGATTTAGGCAGTGAGATTGATTTCAGTTATGTGCGTAAATTTGAAGGCGGCTATGCCACGGGTATCAAATACGCTGCTTATTCAGGGGACAGTGGCCGTCAAGATACTGATAAGTTGTGGGTTTGGGCAAGTGCTGCATTCTAA
- a CDS encoding SIMPL domain-containing protein, which translates to MNTQTRGAAFILGTFLCAGLVVLGFQISSAVIEYRQFERSVTVKGLSEQEYPADIVIWPIQYTVADNSLDALYASIETNTGLISDFLRQHHIPQTDISVSAAAITDKSAQQYGGNATPTFRFTAVQTVTVYSGNISLVREVMGKLTELGKKGIVLNQNNYQANVEYIFTRLNDVKPSMIEEATTKAREVAEKFAKDSNSVLGKIKRASQGQFSITARDRNNPHIKKLRVVSTVEYYLSD; encoded by the coding sequence GTGAATACCCAGACCAGAGGCGCAGCTTTTATATTAGGCACGTTTTTGTGTGCCGGGTTGGTTGTACTGGGTTTTCAGATAAGCAGTGCGGTAATCGAGTACCGTCAATTCGAGCGCAGTGTCACAGTAAAAGGCTTATCTGAACAGGAATATCCCGCAGACATTGTCATTTGGCCAATTCAATACACGGTAGCGGATAACTCACTTGACGCACTTTATGCATCGATTGAAACCAACACCGGTCTCATTTCAGACTTTTTACGTCAACATCACATACCACAGACTGACATCAGCGTATCCGCGGCGGCCATTACCGATAAATCGGCCCAGCAATACGGCGGTAATGCCACGCCCACCTTTAGGTTCACCGCTGTGCAAACAGTGACTGTCTATTCTGGCAACATCAGTTTGGTGCGCGAGGTCATGGGGAAGCTAACTGAGCTGGGCAAAAAAGGCATAGTACTTAATCAAAATAACTATCAAGCCAACGTCGAATATATTTTCACACGTCTAAATGATGTTAAACCTTCGATGATCGAAGAAGCCACCACAAAAGCCAGAGAAGTCGCCGAAAAGTTCGCTAAAGATTCAAACAGTGTGCTTGGTAAAATAAAACGTGCCTCACAAGGGCAATTTAGCATTACCGCGAGAGATAGAAACAACCCCCACATTAAAAAGCTGCGAGTGGTGTCAACAGTAGAATATTACCTGTCTGATTGA
- a CDS encoding NCS2 family permease yields the protein MFNAVFEKLFKLQANGTNIKTEFIAGLTTFAAMSYVLVVNPSILSAGGMPVVGLITVTALAACLGTLLMAFMTNYPIAMAPGMGLNAFFAFTICLTRDIHWEAALGIVFWNGILFLLLSVTGVRTKIADAIPAALKIGVQCGIGLFIAFIGLKNAGIVVDHPATFLTIGDLSEPATMLAVAGILLTIVLFIKKVTGAILISVLVLTLIGAFIPTADGYLTQHTDSFVGMPDSISSTFFAMDLMYPIENIATTWDLIFALLFVNMFDTIGTLIGVSRRANLLDKDGRLPKIGPAMTADATASVVGAALGTSPVTSYVESAAGVSSGGRTGLTGVFVALCFMLALFFTPLMKVIPLMATTPALIMVGILMMDSFRQLDFDDLTALATATVALLVMPLTFSISEGIAMGFITYVGIMVGTGKYKQVTWITYAMAAVFILRYVLDLK from the coding sequence ATGTTTAACGCAGTATTCGAAAAGCTTTTTAAGCTGCAAGCCAACGGCACCAATATTAAAACTGAATTTATCGCCGGCCTAACCACTTTTGCGGCTATGTCTTATGTATTGGTGGTTAACCCGAGCATTCTATCCGCTGGCGGTATGCCGGTTGTCGGCTTGATAACCGTCACAGCACTTGCCGCTTGCTTGGGCACCTTGCTAATGGCTTTTATGACCAACTACCCCATCGCCATGGCGCCCGGAATGGGCTTGAATGCATTCTTTGCCTTTACAATATGTTTAACTAGGGACATTCATTGGGAAGCAGCTCTGGGTATTGTGTTTTGGAACGGTATTCTGTTTTTGCTGTTGTCGGTGACTGGGGTGCGAACCAAAATAGCCGATGCCATCCCCGCTGCGCTCAAAATAGGGGTGCAATGTGGTATTGGTCTATTCATCGCTTTTATTGGCTTAAAAAACGCTGGCATTGTCGTTGACCACCCTGCCACGTTCCTAACGATTGGCGATCTATCAGAGCCTGCCACTATGCTCGCGGTCGCCGGCATTTTGCTAACCATTGTACTCTTTATTAAAAAGGTCACTGGAGCGATATTAATTTCTGTATTGGTGCTGACCTTGATTGGCGCATTTATACCGACTGCAGACGGTTACCTTACTCAGCACACTGACTCATTTGTTGGCATGCCCGATAGCATAAGCTCTACGTTTTTCGCCATGGATCTCATGTATCCCATAGAAAACATCGCAACCACGTGGGACCTTATCTTCGCCCTGCTGTTCGTGAACATGTTTGACACTATCGGTACCCTAATTGGCGTTTCACGCCGGGCTAACTTGTTAGACAAAGACGGGCGTTTACCCAAAATAGGCCCTGCGATGACCGCAGATGCAACCGCAAGTGTGGTCGGTGCTGCCCTTGGTACATCCCCCGTGACATCCTATGTGGAATCTGCTGCGGGGGTATCTTCTGGTGGCCGCACTGGCCTTACCGGTGTGTTCGTAGCGTTATGTTTCATGCTTGCCTTGTTCTTTACCCCTTTGATGAAAGTGATCCCGCTTATGGCGACCACGCCGGCGCTGATCATGGTGGGTATCTTAATGATGGACTCTTTCAGGCAGTTAGACTTTGATGATTTAACGGCGCTTGCCACAGCCACTGTTGCGCTATTGGTTATGCCACTGACATTCAGTATCAGCGAAGGCATAGCCATGGGCTTTATCACTTATGTGGGTATCATGGTCGGCACAGGCAAGTACAAACAGGTCACATGGATAACCTATGCCATGGCTGCGGTGTTTATTCTGCGTTACGTCCTAGATTTGAAATAA
- a CDS encoding adenosine deaminase, translating into MPTPATPIAELINSLPKAELHLHIEGTLEPELMMSLAAKHNVALPYATIDDVRSAYNFDNLQSFLDLYYLGASVLQDEDDFYRLMWDYLCKCKEDNVVHVEMMFDPQTHTERGVGFDVFMPGFKRAMEQAEKEWGQSSLLIMSFLRHLSEDSAFETLDAAVPYLPMIAAVGLDSSELGNPPEKFARVFAKSKSLGLMRVAHAGEEGPAEYIWSALNELDVHRVDHGVRSVEDTQLMAHLANRQMPLTVCPLSNIKLCVFDKMADHNILTLLDAGLLVTVNADDPSYFGGYLNDNYHALAADLPMTHEQVKTLAENSFKASFLDDEQKAHWLSKVASHL; encoded by the coding sequence ATGCCCACGCCAGCTACACCCATTGCAGAACTGATAAATTCACTTCCCAAAGCTGAATTGCATTTGCATATAGAGGGCACACTTGAGCCTGAATTAATGATGTCTTTGGCAGCAAAGCATAACGTCGCACTGCCGTACGCAACGATCGATGATGTACGCAGCGCCTACAATTTCGATAATCTACAGAGCTTTCTCGATTTGTATTATTTGGGGGCGTCAGTGCTGCAAGATGAAGACGATTTTTACCGCTTAATGTGGGATTACCTGTGTAAGTGTAAAGAAGACAACGTAGTGCATGTTGAAATGATGTTTGACCCACAAACCCATACTGAGCGCGGCGTCGGTTTTGACGTATTCATGCCAGGCTTCAAACGCGCGATGGAACAGGCAGAAAAAGAATGGGGGCAATCTAGTCTCTTGATCATGTCGTTCTTACGCCACTTAAGTGAAGACAGTGCGTTTGAAACCCTCGATGCTGCCGTGCCTTACTTACCTATGATTGCAGCGGTTGGCCTAGACAGCTCTGAGCTGGGTAATCCGCCAGAAAAATTTGCTCGCGTTTTTGCTAAATCGAAATCTCTGGGTTTGATGCGTGTGGCGCATGCCGGTGAAGAAGGGCCCGCTGAATATATTTGGAGTGCGTTAAACGAGTTAGATGTGCACCGTGTGGATCATGGTGTGCGCAGTGTTGAAGATACGCAGCTAATGGCACATCTTGCCAATAGGCAAATGCCGTTAACCGTATGCCCTTTGTCCAATATCAAGTTATGCGTATTTGATAAAATGGCGGACCACAATATTCTTACTCTATTAGATGCAGGTTTGTTGGTGACAGTTAATGCTGACGATCCAAGTTACTTCGGTGGTTACTTAAACGACAACTACCACGCTTTAGCGGCCGATTTGCCCATGACTCATGAACAGGTCAAAACGTTGGCCGAGAATAGCTTTAAAGCAAGCTTCTTGGATGACGAGCAAAAGGCCCATTGGCTTAGCAAAGTGGCCTCACATTTATAA